The DNA sequence CGCAGGAGCTTCAACAGCAGCCTTTTCAGCTACCTTTTCAGCTTCTTTCACAACAGCTTGCTTTGGCGAAACAGGCTCAAGAACGAGCGAAATTTCGGCCATTGGAGCGTTGTCGCCCTTACGGTTTGGAAGCTTAACGATACGGGTGTAGCCGCCATCGCGGTTAGCAAACTTTGGCGCAAGTTCCTCAAACAAAACGTATGCGGTTTCGCGCGAGCCGAGCACCTTGAGCGCAAGACGACGATTATGTGTATCGCCCTTCTTAGCCTTGGTGATGAGCTTTTCAATGTGTGGACGAACGCGCTTGGCCTTAGCCTCGGTTGTCACAACAGACTCATTGTGGATGAGCGACTTGCAAAGGTTTGCAATGA is a window from the Arcanobacterium buesumense genome containing:
- the rplQ gene encoding 50S ribosomal protein L17, with protein sequence MPRPAKGPRLGGSPAHERLIIANLCKSLIHNESVVTTEAKAKRVRPHIEKLITKAKKGDTHNRRLALKVLGSRETAYVLFEELAPKFANRDGGYTRIVKLPNRKGDNAPMAEISLVLEPVSPKQAVVKEAEKVAEKAAVEAPAEEVVADEAPATEAVEEATEEK